In the genome of Ensifer adhaerens, one region contains:
- a CDS encoding Methyltransferase domain-containing protein: MSKVELINRHTWHNPLERRYYRAIGGFIDRGEEIALSLGLANATGRRILDIGVGAGRTAAILAPRSRSYIGVDYTPKMVDLSRKRCPNLRFEVMDARDLTAFADASFDLVVFSYNGIDSVEGEGRLKVFDEVARVLRPGGSFVFSTFNRAWNGFGAKRVRPSVEWTTDPLRLGYRLAMFAIASVRRYWYLRYEMQGEHPAFLHHAHNFGIMVYATTPQQLRTQLKISGFVGDFNMLSPQGEALDTDLSYPDTEYFHIVATRL, encoded by the coding sequence ATGAGCAAAGTCGAGCTTATCAATCGCCACACGTGGCATAATCCGCTTGAGAGGCGCTACTATCGCGCGATCGGCGGCTTCATCGACCGCGGCGAAGAAATTGCGCTGTCACTGGGTCTGGCAAACGCCACGGGGAGGCGGATCCTCGATATCGGCGTCGGTGCAGGTCGAACGGCCGCGATCCTGGCGCCGCGATCGCGCAGTTACATCGGTGTCGATTACACGCCCAAGATGGTGGATTTGTCTCGCAAGAGATGCCCCAACCTCCGTTTCGAGGTCATGGATGCACGCGACCTCACGGCTTTCGCTGATGCATCCTTCGACCTGGTGGTCTTCAGCTACAACGGGATCGACAGCGTGGAGGGCGAGGGCCGGCTCAAAGTTTTCGACGAAGTGGCCCGTGTCCTGAGACCGGGTGGTTCGTTCGTTTTTTCGACCTTTAATCGCGCATGGAACGGTTTTGGTGCGAAACGCGTCAGGCCGTCCGTGGAATGGACGACCGATCCTTTGCGGTTGGGCTACCGGCTCGCCATGTTCGCGATCGCCTCCGTGCGGCGGTACTGGTATCTCCGTTATGAAATGCAGGGCGAACATCCCGCATTTCTGCACCACGCCCACAATTTCGGGATCATGGTCTATGCAACGACCCCGCAGCAATTGCGTACGCAGCTGAAAATTTCCGGCTTTGTTGGTGATTTCAACATGTTATCACCACAGGGGGAGGCGCTGGACACGGACCTGAGCTACCCCGATACGGAGTATTTTCACATCGTTGCGACGCGACTGTAG
- a CDS encoding putative membrane protein produces the protein MSDDAPRKPMNFSEAPETTVETATRRPAWFDNGVVETPMEEDIFEAEGIDAERRIAETGTLKTARRFPFFKIFSGALGILVSMGIGLWIDRLVNDLFVREDWLGYVALAAVAVLVLSAIGFVARELYGLKSLTNIQTLKQEARDAARSKSRDDAAKTVKALSVHLSHRPETARGRKALEDHAREIIDNPGMMALAESELLSPLDEEARRMIANAARRVSVVTAVSPRALVDIGYVLFEAARLIRMLAFLYGGRPGFFGLIRLLRETVAHLAVTGAIAVGDDAIQQVLGHGLASKVSARLGEGVANGLMTARIGIAAMDLCRPMDFAEIRRPKVTDFLNVLKDASKTSR, from the coding sequence ATGAGCGACGACGCGCCCCGCAAACCCATGAACTTCTCCGAAGCACCGGAAACGACTGTGGAAACGGCCACCCGTCGTCCTGCCTGGTTCGACAACGGCGTCGTGGAAACCCCGATGGAGGAGGATATCTTCGAAGCTGAAGGCATCGACGCGGAACGGCGGATTGCGGAAACCGGCACGCTGAAAACCGCCCGCCGCTTTCCCTTCTTCAAGATCTTTTCGGGAGCCTTGGGCATTCTGGTCTCCATGGGCATAGGCCTGTGGATCGACCGCCTCGTCAACGATCTGTTCGTCCGCGAGGACTGGCTGGGCTACGTCGCGCTGGCTGCCGTTGCCGTGCTCGTGCTTTCCGCGATCGGCTTCGTTGCCCGCGAACTCTACGGCCTGAAAAGCCTGACCAACATCCAGACGCTGAAGCAGGAAGCGCGCGACGCTGCCCGATCGAAGAGCCGAGATGATGCCGCCAAGACGGTCAAGGCGCTCTCCGTTCATCTTTCGCATCGCCCGGAAACCGCGCGCGGCCGAAAGGCGCTGGAGGATCACGCCCGCGAGATCATCGACAATCCCGGCATGATGGCGCTCGCGGAAAGCGAACTTCTCTCCCCCCTGGATGAGGAGGCGCGCCGCATGATCGCCAACGCCGCGCGCCGCGTTTCCGTAGTGACCGCGGTTAGCCCGCGAGCCCTGGTCGATATCGGCTATGTGCTTTTCGAGGCCGCGCGTCTGATCCGCATGCTCGCCTTCCTCTATGGCGGCCGCCCCGGCTTCTTCGGCCTGATCCGCCTCTTGCGCGAAACCGTGGCTCACCTTGCGGTGACGGGCGCAATCGCCGTTGGCGACGATGCGATCCAGCAGGTCCTGGGCCACGGGCTGGCATCGAAGGTTTCCGCCCGTCTCGGTGAGGGCGTAGCCAATGGATTGATGACCGCGCGTATCGGGATCGCGGCCATGGATCTGTGCCGTCCGATGGATTTCGCGGAAATCCGTCGCCCAAAGGTCACAGACTTTCTGAATGTTCTGAAGGACGCATCGAAAACCAGCCGGTGA